CTGGTGAACCGGCAGTTTGACCGGAAAAAACTGAACCGAGAGTATCGCCGGTTCGAtcaccggtccggttttcaaaactatgCTTCAGactccttttattttatttcataaTACTACACTGATCTCGGTCTCCTTGTTCAATTCGGAGCCAGATCCTTCGGTACTCGAGTTTTAgcacagttttttttctcgtcTTATAATGCAGAAACAACTAAAAAATGCTGCTAGACCGTTTGATAGGCTGGTCCTACCTTACGTTTTTTCTTCCCGGCTTGATGCAGAAATATCTGAAGAAAACGGTACTACACCGTTTGGTAGGCTGGTCTAGGCAGGTCCAAAACATACTTTTTTAGGCTTATTATTTGAGTTGGATGATTTTAGctaaaggggggggggggggggtgaaggAAGAGTTATGCATTCCAATTTTTTCAGACTTATTATTTGATGAGTAAATTAAAAAACCCATCAAATTTAAACCGGTCTGTGCACATGACCGCcgtttttaattttttttcttctaagaACAACCGGTTCTGGTGCGAGTGGACTCGGCCTGCATTGATTGTCGTATTTTTGCTACACCAAGAGGTGATATATCCCAAGTTACGTGTTTCGCATGTGCTTTGCTTTTAACTGAAACGATCCTCAAGTACCTTGCCCTCTTAGTTTAAGTGGAGTGTCGTATTTTCTTGGAGATTTTAGGTgttccaagtcacttatttccagGATTTGTATTTGCGGTTTAGTACATTTTGAAAAAccaacacaagaacacactTAATCTGAATAATCGACCAATTCTAGGCTACCATAGTCGAATAGCGCATTTGCACCAAACTATGCAGTCCTTCAATTTTAAATGATACTCCTTCCGtcaaataaaagatgtctcaattttgactaaatttgaatgtatttatacataaattcatgtctaaatacaactaatttttttttccaaactcGAGAGTCGGACCGAGGAAGTACATTTTTTATGCATACAAGCACGAAAGCACGAAGATAATAATCCGTTCACTCGTCGCGTTCCTTGATGCTGCCGTAAGCCGGCGAAACGGGGGCGGTAGTGGTACATCACCCGGCAGGGCGTTCCCGTCCGCGtcctgacggcggcggcgctccgccATCGAGCTCTCAAACTGCCTTTCGatttcgtcgtcgtccatgggCAAAATCAAGCCGCCGTAGACAAACTGGATGGGATTCTTGTATCTATCCTCTCTACTCTTCCGGTGGAACTTCTCGATGTCGAGGATCGGCTCGAAGTCGACGTCGACGAGGCGGGTCACTGGAGAGAGCTCGCGGCCGGACTTGGGGCCGCTCTCGTGGCGGGGCTGTGGGGAGCAGGTGCGCTCGCGGCGGGGCTGGGGAGAGAGGGTGCGCTCGCGGCGGGGCTCGGgggagcgggagcggcggccggcggggctTGCAATGGTCGCCCTCCTcttccatggcgccgccgatTAGGTCTGGAGTAATTGCAGACGAGAGCTCCTGTATTTTTATCCCCTTTTATTTATCGAGACACAAAGTATACGTAATAGACTCGGATACCGACCGATCCCTGCAGGCCTGCAGGGACTGCTTGGTTGATTCGCGTGGTCGATCATCGCAAGGTCGGACTGCGCccctcccttcttctccgctCGCTTGGGCCTTGATgcctccggcgccgaccacGAGCTCTCCTTCGCGGAGCTTCGAGCAGCCGGACTGCTCGCCAGGAGGCTTCCCCGgcgtgggaggaggagagcagaGGGCGGTGCCGGCTCCAGCACTCGTAGTCGCAGGGTCCACGCGCTACAGGTGGTGGTTGGCGAGACGAAGCTGTCATGGCGCGCGTCTCCGTGTCGCCCACAGATTATTATTTAATCTCCTTCGCCTTCGCGTCCGGATCCCGGAGAATGCTGGCGGGGAGGTGAGATTTCCATGAGTGGGCGGGGCCAGGTCAGGGGAGAAGCGTGCGCGGCCTCGTCGCTCCGGTTCTGCCCGCCGTCGtggcgtcgtcctcggcgcAGATTTCGGCAGGTGAGcgctagctgctgcttgctccGACCATTCCCGTTCGGAGGTTTCTCTGCTTCCTCAATCTCAGTCTGGAGCAAGACTTGCGACTAAAAAACCTTGGATTGTGAtcctttttttaatcttgATTTGCAGAGGTTGACTGGCCGCTGATTTGTCGTGCTTCAATCCAGATCCTGACAGAAGTCTCGACTGTGGAACACGAGCGTGTGCCTGTGCTGGCTTAGCAAGGTAAGCTCACTAACATATTTCCCAAGGTTAATAGGTGCATGATCTGCTTGTGCTGTGCATGTTAGATCTATCTGATATGTGTTGAGATTTTCAAAAGCACATCCTTCTTTTGAAAAGTGACCAAACGGGACTTTCCAGCGTAGTATCAGATGCCATCTCAACAATTGGTACATTGTAATTACTATGAGTATGCGGTAAATCACGTTGCTGAAGTGGTCAAAGCCAACTGAACTACGATCCTTCATTtaaaaaattccaaaaaagtTCACCATAGAATATTACCTTTTGATTTAAATCCATGGTGTGTATCTATGTTACAAACGGTCACAGTACCATAATTGTCCCTGAGATATTTGTGCTGCATCATCATACTCTTGCTCTCCCGCGACTCTGCATATGAACAACCAGGACAAAATATCAGTTTAGTGTCAGGACAAACTTTCCTTTCTTGGCCTTTTGGACTTTTGTAATAAAGTGTAGTGCCTGACGATTATATCTATCAGGTTGGCACCAGAGCAAATATTCCCGCTTCACATACGAAGGAACATTCTTCGGATGGTTTCTTGTTGAGCTGTGATCTGTGGTTTTTTGGAGGTCCTCTTGCCCCAGGACTTGGTAAGCTCCTAATATTACTTGTGCCAATTTACATTGCCCTTTTCAGATTGTAATCTGTGTTTTTGGTTGAGTTGATATTTTTAACTGGTATTTATTCTGGACAAAGCTAGATTGTTTGGCCCTCACAATTGCCTGGTCAGATTAATTCACCATGTCGACTCTACAACTCAATATACTGTCACATATAATATCTGATGGTCATGGATTAGTCCTAGTTAAGGTTCACCAAATTGAGTGCCTGATGTTTTCTCCTTTTGCAATAGTTTCTTCGACCCTTTTTAAAGTCATATAATAATAGAGTCCCTGAAATCGTCAGATCGCAGCAAAAAATTATGTAGGAGCAACACTTGGGACTTGGTAAGGCCCTCATGATACTTCTGCCAATTTTAAATCACCCTTTGTAATATGGGTTTCTAGTTGAGTTGCTCTTCTTAACTGGGTATTTATTTTGGATAAACTAGATTGTCTGGTCCGCACAATTTTCCTGCTGTGGTTAATATATATGGCGTACGCTAAGTTTAGTGCCATAAATACTATCTGATAGTCGTGGATAGTCCCAGTTAGGGTTCACCAAATTGAGTGCTagatgtttcttcttcttttgcaatAATTTTCTGCTTACATCCCTTTTAAAATAGATATTAAGTTTTAATAAAGCATATGCAAAGAGttatactcccttcgatccataataagtgtctcagattttgtgctaacttagtacaaagttgtactaaatctgagtcacttattatggatcggagggagtataagaacAGATTCCTTCGGATAATCGGTAAAgtaaataaatttgttattgactattcaaatactccctccgtccaacaaaaaatgtctcaagtttgtcaaaatttggatatatctagacaCGACTTAGTGTAtggatgcattcaaatttagtcaaagttgagacatccttttgTTGGAttgagggagtatattttttccaTATTGAAGTGTCCATTGGTGGTATTCTACCACTGTTGATGTTCCTGTTGCACTTTGTACGGTCAGCTATCTCTCTTGCACACTTTTTGCAGATATGGAAAGTTGGAAACTGATATAATAAGAATGGAACTTTGGTCCCTttttatgtttattttatttgttactCTGTATCATTGTTTTGGCAGGACATAATTATGGTATTTGTTCTTGCATGTCTGGCAGAAGCATTTGCAACTAGTACTGTAAGCTTGTGAAGAGAAATGCAATCTTGATTCTGTACCTTGTAACTCAAACATGTCAGACTCTGCTGGGAAGAGATTCAATAAGAAAGAAGATTTTGAAGTTGTTCTGAGCGAAAGAGATCCTGGAGAAATGTCTAGTCCGAAGCATTCTAGGTGGATGACACGCTGGAACAAGGCAAGTAGTAGTGCCAAACCCCAAGTCTTGCACTGTAGTTCTTTGGAGGATGCTAACAATGGCATTTGTACTAAAGATTTTGGGGCTTCACCCTTTGAGCTTAAGAAATCTAGAGTGGCTGAAAGGCTAATGTGGGAAAGAAACTATGAAAGACCTTCTGTGGAGCATGTGCAGCAGGtaagctctaaggcctgggaTGTGGGGCATGGTGGCTGGCCAAGATCTAAACGGAAGTTAATTGAACAGCGAGATGGGTCTTCTCAAAATTATGTGATGCAAATGCAGAAAGATGTGCATTCACAAGCTAAGGCAGTAGTATCAGAAACATTTTCTGTTCATAGGCTTTCAAAGTTATCATTGGATTTTCAGAGCCAGTTTCCTATGTTAGGAATCAATAAAAATATTGACAAGATAATCAACCCAAAACGAAGGTCTGCAACTGGTGCTGTGTCCAATGATCATTTGGTGCCACAACAAACTCTGAAGCTAAGCATGGCACCATCCAACTTAACTGCATTCTCGTCTCAGGTATATGAGCTGCAGTCTCTTCGAATAACTGATGAGATCATGGATCAATGCAAACCTGCAGGAGGCATCATATCTCTCCTAGAAGACCCTGCCTGTCTCAGTTCTGGTCCTGCAGGGAAGAAATTAAAAGTTGACAATAACTCATTGTCAGATCTCCTGATAAGTGAGCAGCATATAGGCCACTCTTTTGCAAATCCAGATCAGGCGTCAGCGTCACCCTGCAGATGTAGTGAAATGAAGTTCAATCTTCCAGAAAACAATGGCAAAGGCCAAAAAGTTGTTGGCGTTTCTCAGAATCTGAAGTCAAGAACACCTGCTGGACTCCATAAACAACAAGATGCTTCAGGAGTCGTGTTTTCTGCGCCTGAACTTGGTACAGAATACAAGACTGAACCAGTCAATTACCCCAAGGACAGCAAGCAGGATGAT
The Brachypodium distachyon strain Bd21 chromosome 2, Brachypodium_distachyon_v3.0, whole genome shotgun sequence genome window above contains:
- the LOC100846496 gene encoding uncharacterized protein LOC100846496 isoform X2 gives rise to the protein MSDSAGKRFNKKEDFEVVLSERDPGEMSSPKHSRWMTRWNKASSSAKPQVLHCSSLEDANNGICTKDFGASPFELKKSRVAERLMWERNYERPSVEHVQQVSSKAWDVGHGGWPRSKRKLIEQRDGSSQNYVMQMQKDVHSQAKAVVSETFSVHRLSKLSLDFQSQFPMLGINKNIDKIINPKRRSATGAVSNDHLVPQQTLKLSMAPSNLTAFSSQVYELQSLRITDEIMDQCKPAGGIISLLEDPACLSSGPAGKKLKVDNNSLSDLLISEQHIGHSFANPDQASASPCRCSEMKFNLPENNGKGQKVVGVSQNLKSRTPAGLHKQQDASGVVFSAPELGTEYKTEPVNYPKDSKQDDEKFYVACPLLSDKHHYRDTHRMECAANVTDSYLLLDPTPNISTVNRKGDAVTHERQPVDQFTDCIKHKGSCLFEMLTIPSKSQNAYPIDSLCSGKSSGFGVCMYGTNASSSFLGAQNQFPPERLHGDARYISSEGIVPLLRQKDNGSAEKAKPDKLATLSVKGSSVYNKENRLHSGDVNQYFSSTGTTSSKQELCTPGTEIRDFDPLPFQLRRIHLSPVPRGQKSETAIQLEEQVECQIFVKA